One genomic region from Sphingobacterium sp. UGAL515B_05 encodes:
- a CDS encoding ComEC/Rec2 family competence protein has protein sequence MKELSFQQRLERLPTLKLAVPYLVTLLLAPRLPMSLHIFQWVQQLLVVLVLITCCCYLLKGRIRQYGYTCGYYVSVVLFGIFQFWREDPLVTTSHFSHIMTDSYVVKIIEEPKVKGDFIRCSAEVIGAYQKGEFVETTGRLMLSLKSSQKNPLQFGDLLWLKGQVKEIAPPFNPMEFDYKEYLKRRHIYHEAFAVFGRYKLISRRETMAFSLTGLALQIRRFFLVKLRPHIKREEHFAIASALLYGSRSDISAESIQAFTNTGTIHVLSVSGMHVAVLFGFLSLIFKRIAWPSYLRWLPLILLWSMIWIYAFIAGLDPPITRAAIMISFVLCAQHFKRSFSTLNSLIIAALLILLVVPRAVVDVGFQLSFLAVLGMTICSPLVEEFLPVKRPISRLLRDVLAVSIAAQLLTTPLSLYYFGQFPTYFLIANVLVDLPSTLVMYLGFIMTINPIQVLNDLLGFLLEHLIAFILSCLKFIEHLAFSTIKVAPMGLELLFLTYFALFSFLYAFQWKDKKYVWLGGCCAIGILLITAQEYLENKDVERFRVYNTKHELTIGYFNDGRGIVYSTFDSVQSPGLQYACGREIQLLTREKVQFVALNGRERKNYLVTLPLGRIAILSHAGGTMTHADLVIIRKNLLNGLPRLLKQIGPKLVILDGSNSMEQSKHTKRMLDSLGIQNYLMKDNFAYVWDKENL, from the coding sequence ATGAAAGAGTTGAGTTTTCAGCAAAGGTTGGAGCGACTTCCTACGCTTAAGCTTGCTGTCCCATATCTTGTGACGCTTCTTCTGGCACCTCGATTGCCTATGTCGCTCCATATTTTCCAATGGGTTCAACAGCTATTAGTTGTGCTGGTTTTGATAACGTGTTGTTGTTATTTATTAAAGGGAAGAATTCGTCAATATGGTTACACCTGCGGGTATTATGTGTCTGTTGTATTATTTGGGATTTTTCAATTTTGGCGTGAGGACCCTTTGGTCACAACCAGTCATTTCTCCCATATCATGACGGATAGCTATGTTGTCAAAATTATTGAAGAGCCCAAGGTGAAGGGGGATTTTATTCGTTGTTCGGCAGAAGTAATAGGGGCTTACCAAAAAGGTGAATTTGTTGAAACTACAGGTAGACTAATGTTATCTTTAAAATCCAGCCAGAAGAACCCATTGCAGTTTGGTGATCTATTGTGGTTAAAAGGTCAAGTAAAGGAAATAGCTCCGCCATTCAATCCAATGGAATTTGATTATAAGGAATATTTGAAAAGGCGGCATATCTATCATGAAGCTTTCGCAGTCTTTGGTCGGTATAAGCTGATCAGTAGGAGAGAAACAATGGCTTTTTCCTTGACTGGGCTTGCCTTACAAATAAGGCGGTTTTTTTTGGTCAAGCTTCGTCCTCATATTAAAAGGGAGGAACACTTTGCTATAGCGTCAGCCTTATTATATGGGTCCCGGAGCGATATCAGTGCCGAAAGCATCCAGGCTTTTACCAATACGGGAACAATACATGTGTTAAGTGTATCGGGAATGCATGTTGCTGTTTTATTCGGTTTTTTATCCCTTATTTTCAAGCGCATTGCCTGGCCTTCCTATCTTAGATGGCTGCCACTAATTTTGTTATGGAGTATGATCTGGATATATGCTTTTATTGCCGGTCTTGATCCACCTATTACACGGGCGGCTATTATGATTAGCTTTGTGCTATGTGCACAGCATTTTAAACGAAGCTTTTCAACACTGAATTCGCTTATTATTGCCGCATTATTGATTCTGCTTGTGGTTCCACGAGCTGTCGTCGATGTGGGGTTTCAGCTGTCCTTTCTAGCCGTTTTGGGTATGACGATATGTTCGCCGCTTGTCGAAGAATTCCTTCCGGTCAAAAGACCGATATCACGGCTTTTGAGAGATGTTTTGGCTGTTTCTATTGCTGCGCAGCTATTGACCACACCGCTGAGCTTGTATTATTTTGGGCAATTTCCGACGTATTTTCTGATAGCCAATGTATTAGTCGATTTGCCTTCAACCTTAGTGATGTATCTTGGTTTTATCATGACAATCAACCCAATACAGGTGCTTAACGATTTATTGGGTTTCCTATTGGAACATCTCATTGCTTTCATCTTATCCTGTTTGAAATTTATCGAACATTTGGCTTTCTCAACAATAAAAGTTGCACCTATGGGACTGGAGCTGCTATTCTTGACCTATTTTGCACTATTTTCTTTTTTATATGCTTTTCAATGGAAAGATAAAAAATACGTTTGGCTAGGGGGATGCTGTGCAATTGGAATACTATTGATCACTGCGCAAGAATACCTAGAAAATAAAGATGTAGAACGGTTTCGGGTCTATAATACGAAACATGAGTTGACGATCGGGTATTTCAACGATGGGCGCGGTATCGTTTACAGCACATTTGATTCTGTGCAATCCCCAGGCTTGCAATATGCATGTGGAAGAGAAATCCAATTATTGACGCGGGAAAAAGTTCAGTTTGTAGCTTTGAATGGTCGGGAGCGGAAAAACTACCTTGTTACGCTACCTTTAGGTAGAATTGCCATTTTATCGCATGCAGGGGGAACAATGACACATGCCGATCTTGTCATTATCAGAAAAAATTTACTAAATGGTTTACCTCGTTTATTGAAGCAAATTGGACCAAAACTTGTTATACTGGATGGATCAAATTCAATGGAGCAATCCAAGCATACAAAACGTATGTTGGATAGTTTGGGGATACAGAATTATCTCATGAAAGATAATTTTGCGTATGTTTGGGATAAGGAGAACTTATGA
- the gyrB gene encoding DNA topoisomerase (ATP-hydrolyzing) subunit B, producing the protein MSEENKNASTYSADNIQVLEGLEAVRKRPSMYIGDTGVKGLHHLVYEVVDNSIDEAVAGYCTDIFVTIHKDNSISVRDNGRGIPTGINKKENKSALELVMTVLHAGGKFDKDTYKVSGGLHGVGVSCVNALSTLLKAEVHRDGKIYQQEYQIGKPLYDVKEVGVSDKTGTIVTFHPDATIFTQTTVYNYDTLANRLRELAFLNKGVSLTLNDEREANEDGSEKKETFYSEGGLKEFVKFLDGNRQSLIPEPIYVEGVKQGIPVELALQYNDTYSENVHSYVNNINTIEGGSHVAGFRRGLTRTLKAYADKSGLLKNLKVEITGDDFREGLTAVISVKVAEPQFEGQTKTKLGNSEVMGAVDVAVGEILGVYLEENPREAKSIVQKVVIAAQARAAARKARDLVQRKTVMGGSGLPGKLADCQDNDPTKCEIYFVEGDSAGGTAKSGRDRKHQAIMPLRGKILNVEKAMEHKIYENEEIKNMFTALGVSVGTAEDAKALNLEKLRYHRIIIMTDADVDGSHITTLILTFYFRYMKELIERGYVYIATPPLYLVKKGKEHEYAWNEDQRINAIQRLKGSGKEDSVHVQRYKGLGEMNAEQLWDTTMNPETRTLRQVTIENAAECDRIFSMLMGDEVAPRREFIEKNARYAKIDI; encoded by the coding sequence ATGAGCGAAGAAAATAAGAATGCATCCACCTATTCGGCCGATAATATTCAGGTATTAGAGGGTTTAGAAGCGGTTCGTAAGCGTCCATCCATGTATATCGGTGACACCGGTGTAAAAGGATTGCACCATTTGGTATACGAGGTTGTTGATAATTCAATCGATGAAGCTGTAGCAGGATATTGTACAGATATCTTTGTTACTATCCATAAAGATAACTCGATTTCTGTCCGGGATAACGGTCGGGGTATTCCTACAGGGATCAACAAAAAAGAGAATAAATCAGCCCTAGAGCTTGTAATGACAGTATTGCACGCCGGAGGTAAATTTGATAAAGATACATACAAGGTTTCTGGTGGTCTGCATGGTGTTGGGGTTTCCTGTGTGAATGCCCTGTCTACCCTTTTGAAGGCCGAGGTTCATCGTGATGGAAAGATCTACCAGCAGGAGTACCAAATTGGTAAACCTTTGTATGATGTGAAAGAAGTTGGTGTTTCTGATAAGACGGGTACTATTGTAACGTTCCACCCGGATGCGACAATTTTCACGCAGACTACCGTTTATAATTACGATACATTGGCAAATCGTCTTCGTGAACTTGCATTTTTAAATAAAGGTGTGAGTTTGACGTTGAATGATGAGCGTGAAGCAAATGAAGACGGTTCTGAAAAGAAAGAAACATTCTATTCAGAGGGTGGTCTGAAAGAGTTTGTGAAATTTTTAGATGGTAACCGTCAGTCGTTGATTCCTGAACCAATTTATGTTGAAGGCGTGAAACAAGGTATCCCTGTTGAACTGGCTTTACAATATAACGATACGTATTCAGAGAATGTCCATTCTTATGTGAATAACATCAATACGATTGAAGGTGGTTCTCACGTTGCAGGTTTCCGTCGTGGTTTGACACGTACCTTGAAAGCGTATGCGGACAAGTCAGGTTTGCTTAAAAACTTAAAAGTGGAAATTACCGGTGATGACTTCCGCGAGGGATTGACAGCTGTAATTTCGGTGAAGGTTGCAGAACCTCAATTTGAGGGACAAACGAAGACGAAATTAGGTAACTCTGAGGTGATGGGCGCTGTAGATGTTGCTGTTGGTGAGATCTTAGGTGTTTATCTGGAAGAGAATCCACGTGAGGCAAAATCTATTGTTCAAAAGGTTGTCATTGCAGCTCAAGCACGTGCTGCCGCACGTAAAGCCCGTGATTTGGTTCAACGTAAAACCGTTATGGGGGGCTCCGGACTTCCGGGTAAATTGGCCGACTGTCAAGACAACGATCCTACGAAATGTGAGATCTATTTTGTCGAGGGGGATTCTGCGGGTGGTACTGCCAAGTCTGGTCGTGATAGAAAGCATCAGGCGATCATGCCTTTACGTGGTAAGATCCTGAACGTCGAAAAAGCAATGGAACATAAGATCTACGAAAATGAGGAGATCAAAAATATGTTTACAGCTTTGGGGGTGAGTGTAGGTACTGCCGAAGATGCTAAGGCACTGAATCTTGAAAAATTACGTTATCACCGCATCATCATCATGACCGATGCCGATGTGGATGGGTCCCACATTACAACATTGATCCTCACGTTCTATTTCAGATACATGAAGGAATTGATCGAAAGGGGATACGTATATATCGCTACACCGCCGCTATACTTGGTGAAAAAAGGGAAAGAGCATGAGTACGCTTGGAATGAAGACCAACGTATCAATGCGATTCAACGTTTGAAAGGAAGTGGTAAAGAGGATAGTGTACACGTACAACGGTATAAAGGTCTTGGAGAGATGAATGCTGAACAGTTATGGGATACAACCATGAATCCTGAAACGCGTACTTTAAGACAGGTGACAATTGAAAATGCGGCTGAGTGTGACCGTATCTTCTCGATGTTGATGGGGGACGAAGTTGCTCCACGTCGTGAATTTATTGAGAAAAATGCACGCTATGCTAAAATTGATATATAA